The genomic region TGTGCCATCGCGACAAGTGAGATCGGATTCGATGAGCGGGAGACCGACATTGATGGCATTCCTGAAAAAGATCCGGGCAAACGAGGGGGCAATAACCGCAACAACTCCGGCCTCCCGGAGGGCAAGAGTAGCCTGTTCGCGGGATGAACCGCAGCCGAAATTCTTTCCGGCAACGATCACGGCACCTTTCAGCCTGGGGGCGAGGGCGGGATCGAGATCCTCGAACACGTGGGACGCCCAGACCGATCGATCCTTGGTCCTCAGGTATCTCCCTGCAATGACAAGGTCGGTATCGATATCTGCCGGCAGGCAGACTGCATGCCCTTCACCCTGCATCAGGCCACCTCCGGAACGGTAATCTCACCCTGAAGCGCACTGGCAGCAGCAGTGGAGACCGAGGAGAGATAGATCTCCCCGCCGATACCCATGCGGTTCCGGAAATTCCGGTTTGCGGTCGACAGGCAGACTTCTCCTTCCCCGATGACCCCCATATGGTAGCCAAGGCACGGGCCGCATCCGGGAGTCCCGATCGTACAACCCGCTTCAAGAATGTCGGCAAGCACACCGGTCCTCGTTGCCTTTGCAAGGATCCCGGCTGATCCGGGAACAACGATCGTCCTGACCGCAACCTTCCTGCCTTTGACGATCCGGGCAAAGCGCTCCAGGTCAGAGTACCGCCCGTTCGTGCAGGTACCGACAAAGACCTGGTCGACAGGGAGGCCGGCAAGCTGCTCCACGGGTTTTACCGTATCGACACGGTGGGGAACCGCAACAAGCGGGACAATATCCGCAAGATCGAATGTGAGTTCCTGCACATAGGTGCAGGGTTCCACTGCCTGCGGCATGACATCATGCCCCTGTTCCTTCAGGTATCTCACGGTTATTTCATCCGCATAACAGAGACCGGCCTTTGCCCCGGCCTCGACCGAGAGGTTGGCAAGAACGAGACGATCGTCCATGGTGAGGTTCTTCATTCCGTCCCCCACGAACTCAAGAGCCTGGTACGTAGCTCCATCGGTCCCCAGTTTTCCCACATACGCCAGCGCAAGATCCTTTGCCTCGGCGGCACCGGTAAATTTCCCGGTAATGTGGATCGCAGCCGATTCCGGGACACGGAACCAGGTTTCGCCGGTGAGCCAGATTCCCGCCATATCGGTTGCCCCGACACCGGTGGCAAATGCACCGAATGCCCCGAGGGTGACGCTGTGCGAATCGGCCCCGACAACAATCTCTCCAGGCAGGACAACTCCTTCGCTCATCAGCTGATGGCAGATGCCCTTCCCGATGTCATAGAAGTTCATGAACGAACTCTTGGCAAAGTCCCGTAACTCGTGCTGGAGGGTCGCGGTTGTTGAATTATTGGCCGGGGCAATATGGTCGAAGATGATGGAAAGCTCCGTTGTATCGGCAAGGTGGCTGGCGCCCATATTCCTCCAGGCCTCAAGTGCCAGGAGGCCGGTGCCATCACAGGCATAGGCGCGGTCGATCTTCCGGTCAACGTATTCGCCGGCCGGGGCTCCCAGGATGCGCTCGGACAGGGAACTCATGATTCGGTCTCCTGTGCTTTCCGGATCAGACGGCGCAGGACATCCGGGGTTATGTTGCACTTGTGTTCGGAATGGTCCTTGACCAGATCGAGCACCCGGCAGATCTGTTTATCGGAGAGTTCGCAGCCAAGGGACGCAACCACATGTTCAAGCGCTTTTTTGCCCGTGTGCTTTCCCAGGATGAACCGGCGTTCCCCCCCGACAAGATCCGGAGGGAAGTACTCGTAGGTGGCCGGGTCTTCAAGAATTGCTGCAATGTGAATACCGCTTTCGTGGGAGAACGCAAGTTCGCCGGTCACGGGTTTGTTCCGGGGCAGGGCAATTCCGGAGTATTTCTCCACCTTGTGTGACAATGCAGTCAGGCCAGACAGATCGTATCGGTCGATCCCGCCCTTCATCCGGAGAGCCACCAGCACTTCCTCAAGCGATGCATTTCCCGACCGTTCCCCAATCCCGTTCACGGTAGTATGAAGCTGGAACGCACCGGCCTCGGCAGCGGTGAGGGTATTTGCAACAGCACATCCCATGTCGTTGTGGCAGTGGGCGCAGAACGGGCGATCCACCGATGCTACGAGATCGGTCATGATTCGCTGCATCTCGGTCGGGATCAGGCATCCAACCGTATCGGCAAAACTGAGCAGGACCGCCCCATGATCGGAGGCACGGCGATAA from uncultured Methanoregula sp. harbors:
- a CDS encoding aconitase/3-isopropylmalate dehydratase large subunit family protein, yielding MSSLSERILGAPAGEYVDRKIDRAYACDGTGLLALEAWRNMGASHLADTTELSIIFDHIAPANNSTTATLQHELRDFAKSSFMNFYDIGKGICHQLMSEGVVLPGEIVVGADSHSVTLGAFGAFATGVGATDMAGIWLTGETWFRVPESAAIHITGKFTGAAEAKDLALAYVGKLGTDGATYQALEFVGDGMKNLTMDDRLVLANLSVEAGAKAGLCYADEITVRYLKEQGHDVMPQAVEPCTYVQELTFDLADIVPLVAVPHRVDTVKPVEQLAGLPVDQVFVGTCTNGRYSDLERFARIVKGRKVAVRTIVVPGSAGILAKATRTGVLADILEAGCTIGTPGCGPCLGYHMGVIGEGEVCLSTANRNFRNRMGIGGEIYLSSVSTAAASALQGEITVPEVA
- a CDS encoding 3-isopropylmalate dehydratase, yielding MQGEGHAVCLPADIDTDLVIAGRYLRTKDRSVWASHVFEDLDPALAPRLKGAVIVAGKNFGCGSSREQATLALREAGVVAVIAPSFARIFFRNAINVGLPLIESDLTCRDGTKVSFNIRDGWVNAGGIRYTIRPLSPRMQEILAAGGLVEYWRSRQ
- a CDS encoding homocitrate synthase family protein — encoded protein: MKPWNVEICDVTLRDGEQTPGVSFSCEEKVDIARSLDAIGIEVIEAGFPAVSPNEKQCVKTIANLGLDARICGFSRAREPDIQAAIDCGVDMVSIFIPTSELHVRLKFKKPREQVLEDSLRMIDFARDHGVQVRFAAEDASRTDLPFLKEVYRRASDHGAVLLSFADTVGCLIPTEMQRIMTDLVASVDRPFCAHCHNDMGCAVANTLTAAEAGAFQLHTTVNGIGERSGNASLEEVLVALRMKGGIDRYDLSGLTALSHKVEKYSGIALPRNKPVTGELAFSHESGIHIAAILEDPATYEYFPPDLVGGERRFILGKHTGKKALEHVVASLGCELSDKQICRVLDLVKDHSEHKCNITPDVLRRLIRKAQETES